TCGCGGTTGCGCCGGTTGACCTCGCGCCAGGCCCGCTGGTCGCGCAGCCTGATCGGCCTCAGGACGATGTCGCCGTCCCTCAGCTCCGCGGGCCAGGATGGGCTGTTCAGCTCGCACCCCCTCCCGTGCCGAGTCTGGGGTGGTCGCCGCCCCGGAGCTGGTCGACGGCGTGGATCAGCAGCGGCTCCAGCACGGCGAGGCCGTCCTTCACCCCGCCGGAGGAGCCCGGCAGGTTGACGATCAGGGTGCCGCCCGCCACCCCGGCCAGGCCCCGGGAGAGCGCCGCGGTGGGCACCTTGTCCCGCCCGTACGCCCGGATCGCCTCCGCGATGCCGGGGATCTCGTGGCCGATCACCGCCCGGGTGGCCTCGGGGGTGCGGTCGGTGGGCGAGATGCCGGTGCCGCCGGTGGTGACGATCACGTCGTAGCCGGCCACGGCGCCCGCGCGCAGGGCGGCCTCGACGGGGTCGCCGTCCGGGACGACCTGCGGTCCGTCCACGGCGAAGCCGAACCGGCGCAGGCCGTCGGCGATCAGAGGGCCGCCCTTGTCCTCGTAGACCCCGGCGGCGGCCCGGTTGGAGGCGGTGACCACCAGGGCGCTGTACGGGGCGGCGAGGGCGCCCCCCGTCGACTCGTCCCGCGTCATGACCGGCTCCAGTCGCCCGACTTGCCGCCCGTCTTCTCCTCCACCCGCACGTCCGTGATGACCGCTCCCTTGTCTACCGCCTTGACCATGTCGATCACGGTGAGCGCGGCGACGGTGACCGCGGTGAGCGCCTCCATCTCGACGCCCGTGCGATCCGTCGTCTTCACCGTGGCGGTGATCTCCACGGCGTCGTCCGCGACCGACAGGTCCAGTTTCACACCGGAGACCGACAGCGGGTGGCACAACGGGATCAGGTCCGGGGTGCGTTTGGCGCCCATGATGCCCGCGATCCGCGCGGTGGCCAGGGCGTCGCCCTTGGGGACCCCCTCGCCGCGCAGCAGCTCCACCACGCGGGGGGCGACGAGGACGCGCCCGCTGGCGCGGGCGGTGCGGGCGGTGACGTCCTTGCCGGACACGTCGACCATCCGGGCGGCGCCCGCCTCGTCGATGTGTGTCAGCCGGCCTTGCGGGTCCCGTCCGCCGTTCGGGGTTCGGTCCTGCGTACTCATGCTTGTGTGGCGCTCCCGGTCCTGGCCCGGCGCGGTGCGGCGCGTGGGCCTGCTGTGCGCGACACGCTACCGGCAACCGGGCGGGGTCAGCCGAGCAGGACCACCTCGACGTCGGCGCCCGGCTCGACGGACTCGGTGTCCTCGGGGACGACGATCAGCGCGTCGGCGTGCGCGAGGGCGGCGATCAGGTGGGAGCCGGAGCCGCCGACCGGGGTGACCGAGCCGTCGGCGTAGGTGCCGCGCAGGAACTGGCGGCGGCCCTTGGGCGAGGTCAGCGCCTTCTTCGCGGCCAGGGTGGCGGTGACCGTCGGCCGGTGGACGTCGGGCAGGCCCATGAGGGTGCGGATCGCGGGGCGGACGAACAGCTCGAAGGAGACGTACGACGACACCGGGTTGCCGGGCAGGGCGAGCAGCGGGGTGTGGTCGGGGCCGATGGCGCCGAAGCCCTGGGGCTTGCCGGGCTGCATGGCGAGCTTGCGGAAGTCCACGCCGCTGCCCGGCTCGTCCTCGTCGCCGACGTGCGCCAGCGCCTCCTTGACCACGTCGTAGGCGCCGACGCTCACGCCGCCGGTGGTGACCATCAGGTCGGCCCGCACGAGCTGGTCCTCGATGGTGGCCCGCAGGGTCTCGGCGTCGTCGGCGACGGCGCCCACCCGGTAGGCGATGGCGCCGGCGTCCCGGGCGGCCGCGGTGAGGGCGAAGCTGTTGGAGTCGTAGATCTGACCGGAGGCCAGCTGCTCGTCGGGCTGGACGAGTTCGCTGCCGGTGGAGAGCACCACCACGCGCGGGCGCGGGCGGACCCGGACCTTGCCCCGGCCGATCGCGGCGAGCAGGCCGATCTGCGGCGGACCCAGGACGGTGCCCGCCTCCAGGGCGCGGTCGCCGGAGCGGACGTCGCTGCCCTTGGCGCGCACGTGGGCACGGGACTCGGCCGGCCGGTAGACGTGCACCTGTCCCTCGGCGCCCTCGGGGGCCAGGCTGCGGGCCCGCATGCCGGAGACCGGGCCCTCGCCGAGCCCGCCGTCGGTCCACTCCACGGGGACGACGGCCTCGGCGCCGGGCGGGAGCGGGGCGCCGGTCATGATGCGGGCGGCCTGGCCGGGGCCGACGGAGGGCGGGTCGGCCTGGCCGGCGGCGACGTCCCCGACGACCTCCAGGACGGCGGGGAACTCCTCGCTGGCGCCCGCGACGTCGGTGGCCCGCACCGCGTACCCGTCCATGGAGCTGTTGTCGAAGGGCGGCAGGGACAGCGGCACCGTGACGTCGTCGACCAGGACGCAGCCCTGGGCGTCGAGCAGGTTCAGCTCGATGGGCTCCAGGGGGCGGACGGTGGCGAGGACGTCGTCCAGGTGGTCCTGCACCGACCACAGCCGGTCCGGACCGGCGTCCGCGATGGCGTGGTCGTGTCCGGTGTCACGGGGCGCGCTGCTCAACGTCGTTACATCTCCTCGGCTACGTAACTGCGAAGCCAGGTCCGGAAGTCCGGGCCCAGGTCTTCACGTTCGCATGCGAGTCTGACAATGGCACGCAGATAGTCGCCCCGGTCACCGGTGTCGTAGCGGCGGCCCTTGAAGACGACGCCGTGCACGGGACCGCCGACCTTCTCGTCCGCGGCCAGCTGCTGGAGGGCGTCGGTGAGCTGGATCTCGCCGCCGCGGCCGGGCTCGGTCTTGCGGAGTATGTCGAAGATGCGGGGGTCGAGGACGTAGCGGCCGATGATGGCGTAGTTGGAGGGGGCGTCGGCCTCGTCGGGCTTCTCGACCAGCCCGGTGACCTTGACCACGTCGCCGTCGCCGGTCGGGGCCACGGAGGCGCAGCCGTAGAGGTGGATCTGTTCCGGCGCGACCTCCATGAGGGCGATCACGCTGCCGCCGTACTGCTCCTGGACGTCGATCATGCGCTGGAGGAGCGGGTCGCGCGGGTCGATCAGGTCGTCGCCGAGCAGGACCGCGAAGGGTTCGTGGCCGACGTGCGGGGCGGCGCACAGTACGGCGTGGCCGAGGCCCCTGGGGTCGCCCTGGCGGACGTAGTGCATCATCGCGAGGTCGCTGGACTCCTGGACCTTGGCGAGCCGTCCCGCGTCGCCCTTCTTCTGGAGGGCGGACTCCAGTTCGTAGTTGCGGTCGAAGTGGTCCTCCAGGGGGCGCTTGTTGCGGCCCGTGACCATGAGGACGTCGCCGAGGCCGGCGGCCACGGCCTCTTCGACCACGTACTGGATCGCCGGCTTGTCGACGACCGGCAGCATCTCCTTGGGAGTGGCTTTGGTGGCCGGCAGGAACCGGGTACCGAGCCCGGCTGCGGGGATGACAGCCTTGCTGATCCTGGGGTGGGACTGAGTCATGCGCGCCACCATATCCGGTGCCTATAGGGAGAATCTGTGACTCAGGATCATTGGCGCTCATATGAGCGCATTAGAGCGGTACGGGAGCGACCAATGCCACACACCGGCCCTGCGGACGAACCTGACAAGCGGACCTTGCGTCGGGAGATCCTCGCGGTGAGGAACACGTTGACGGCCGATGACGTGCGGGAATCGGGGGACGCGCTGGCCGCGCGGGCGCTCGGGATGCCGGAGGTCGAGGGGGCGCGCGCGGTGGCGGCGTACGTCTCCGTGGGCGCCGAGCCGGGCACCCTCGCGCTGCTGGACGCGCTGTGCGCGCGGGGCGTGCGCGTCCTGCTGCCCGCCCTGCTGCCGGACAACGACCTGGACTGGGGCGAGTACACCGGGACGGACTCCCTCGCGCGCGTGCGGCACGGCGGGCGGATGGACCTGTTCGAGCCCGCCGGTGCCCGCCTGGGGCCGGACGCGGTGACGGAGGCCGACGTGGTGCTGCTGCCGGGGGTCGCGGTGGACGGGCGGGGCCTCAGGCTGGGTCGCGGCGGCGGATCGTACGACCGGGTGCTCGCCCGCCTGGAGCGGTCGGGCGCGCGTCCCGCGCTGCTGGTGCTGCTGTACGACCGGGAGGTCGTCGCGCACGTCCCCGGCGAGCCGCACGACCGGCCGGTGGACGCGGTGGTGACGCCGTCGGGGGTGCGCAGGTTCCGCTGACGCCCGCGCGGGCCGTTCCCGCGCGGGCGGTGCCGTTACGGCTTGAGCACCAGGGTGTCGCTCGTGCTCTCGTCGACCGCCTTCTTGGAGAAGGCCCACGGCAGCAGTTCACCGTCGGCCCACTTGTCGGTCTGGTCGGTGTAGTGGGCGCTGTAGGCGTGTCCGGAGGCTCCGGTGAGGTTGATCCACCGGGACTTGTCGAGGTCGCCGAGGTTGACCACCATCCGCATGGACGGCACCCACACCACCCCGTAGCCGCCGGCCGCGTTCCAGCCGGCGGCGTTGACCGCGGCCTCGCCGCCGCTGAGCTTCCACGGGCCGCGGTTGAGGGCGTACTTCACGAAGCCGGGGCCCTCGGTGCCCAGGGTCTGGTTGTTCAGGAACAGGCGGTGCAGCCGGCCCCAGTTCCAGGTGTCGATGTCCTTGCCGAGCTTGGCGGTCAGCTCCCAGCGGGCGTCGATCATGGCCCTCTTGAACAGGTCGTCCCGGTTGTTCTCGGCACCGTCGCGGGCGCCGGAGTCGGGCGTGGTCCACCAGTCGCTCTTGGGGTTCTGCATCTGGGTGCGGACCACCTCGAACCAGCGGTCGCCGCCGTCCGGCTGGGCCTGGTCGGCGTCGCGCCGGCCGCACTCGCGCACCTTGTCGACCTCGTCCGCGGGCCCGGTGGTGTTGACCGGGTCGACCCACAGGCACTGGCCCTTGACCCGCAGCTCCTTGGGGAGCTTGTTGCCGAAGGCCAGCTTGAGGGTGTTGCGCCAGACGGCGTTGAAGTACGCGGCGGCGGCCGAGTCGGCGTCCTGGGTGTAGTCCCAGCCCTCCAGCAGCTTCTGCGCCTCGCGGACGTCCTTGTCGCCGACGTCGATCTTCAGCAGCTGGGGCACGAGCAGCTTGGCCATCTCGCTGCTGTTGTCCAGCTGCATCTGGCGCATGTCGTCGGTGGAGATCTTGCCGCCGTCCTTGATCTTCTGCTCGATCAGGGAGGTGATGCGCTGGCTGCGGGTGCCGTAACCCCAGTCCGTGGTCAGCGTGTACGGGTAGTCCTCACCGACGACGGCCTGGTTGGCGGTCACGATGTAGCCGCGCTCCGGGTCGTACTCGTAGGGCAGCTCGTCCTGGTCGATGTACTCGCCGGTCCAGCGGTACTTGGAGTTCCAGCCGGGGGCCGGGACGGAGCCGTCGTGGCCCTCGGCGCGCACCGGGATCTTGCCGGGCAGGGTGTAGCCGATGTGCTCGCTGTCGGCGTAGACCAGGTTCTGCGAGGGCACGTCGAAGAGGGTCGCGGCCTCGCGGAAGTCGTCCCAGTTCTCGGCCCGGTCGATCGCGAAGACGGAGTCCATCGTGTTGCCCGCGTCGAGCGCGGTCCAGCGCAGCGCGACGCCGTAGCCGTCGCCGCGGTCGGGGGCGGCGGTGTCGACGGTGGCCTTCTTGCCGGTCTGCACCAGTTCGCTGTCGCGGTCGGACAGGAGCGGACCGTTGTTGGTCTCGCGCACGACGATGGTCTTGGACTCACCGCCGGCGACCTTGATGGTCTCCCGCCGCGTCTGGAAGGGCACCACCTTGCCGTCGTACTGGTAGCCCTCGCCGGTGATCTTCTCCAGGTAGAGGTCGGTGACGTCGACGCCGGAGTTGGTCAGGCCCCAGGCGATCTGCTGGTTGTGGCCGATGACGACGCCGGGCATGCCCGCGAAGGTGTAGCCGGACACGTCGTACTGGCACTTCGCGGAGACGGTCCGGCAGTGCAGGCCCATCTGGTACCAGACGGACGGCAGGGACGGGGACAGGTGCGGGTCGTTGGCCAGCAGCGGCTGTCCGGTGATGGTGTGCTTGCCGGACACCACCCAGGAGTTGGATCCGATGCCGTTGCCGTTCACGCCGACGGCGGTGGGGAGGTCGTCCAGGACGTCCTGGAGGCCGGACAGCTGGCCTTCGAGGGCGTTGCCCGTGCCGGTGCCTGTGCCCGTTCCGGTGCCTGTGCCCGTTCCGGAGCCGGACGAAGAGTCGTCGCCCCCTGACGGGCCGCCGCCGTCGAACGTCTTGGTCAGCTCGTCGTACTGCCCCTCCTGGACGATCGCCTTGTTCCGGTCGTAGGGATACGCCGGGTACAGGTCGGCGATCTGCTTGGGGCCGAGGCGGCTGGTCATCAGGGCGCGGTCGACCTCGTCCTGCATGTTGCCGCGCAGGTCCCAGGCCATCGCCTTGAGCCAGGCCACCGAGTCGACCGGGGTCCACTCCTGCGGCTTGTAGTCGTTGGTGAAGCCGAGGGCGGCGTACTCCAGGGAGATGTCCTTGCCGTCCTTGCCCTTCAGGTAGGCGTTGACTCCCTTGGCGTACGCCTGGAGGTACTTCTTCGTGGAGTCCGACAGCTCCTCGTCGTACTCCTTCTTCGCCACCCGGTGCCAGCCCAGGGTGCGCAGGAACTCGTCGTTGTCGACCTGGCTCTTGCCGAACATCTCCGACAGGCGCCCGCCGGTCATGTGCCGGCGCACGTCCATCTCGTAGAACCGGTCCTGCGCCTGGACGTAGCCCTGCGCCATGAACAGGTCCTCGTCGGTGGAGGCGTAGATCTGCGGGATGCCGTAGCCGTCGCGCTTGACGTCGACCGGACCCGACAGTCCGTCCAGCGTTATAGAGCCCTTGGTCTGCGGGAAGGACGCGCGGACGGTGCTGATGGACCAGTACGCCCCGTAGGCGAGGCCGCCGATGATGGCCAGCACCAGCACGAGGACGAGCAGGCGCCCTTTGCGCCCCTTCTTCCTGCCGGACGTGCCGGGCTGCTGACCCGTGGAGGCGGTGGTGTTGGGGGGCATCGCTGTCCTTGCTGTCCTAACACGAGCGGCAGGGGCGGGCTGTGCTTTGTACTGAGCGCTGGAGCAACTGTAGGCGCAGGCCCGGCTCGCCCTTGACGCGGAGTCGGGTACCGCGGCGCACGGGCGTTCGATCTTGCCAAGCCGAGCGTCAAGAAAGCGTCAAGAGTTAGGTAAGGTAACGAAGTAGTTGTCCGCAGAGCATGGTGGCTTCGTGTGCCATGGGGGTGCGCCTCGCGTGCCGAACGAGCGCACTCGCCCGCGCTGTGATTCCGTGCTGTGCGCCAGGGAAGGGAACGGCCGCTGACTGTCCACCACCTCAACCAGCTCCTGCTCGTCTGCTCGCTCGTCCTGCTCATCGCCGTCGTGGCGGTGCGGATCTCCTCGCGCAGCGGGCTCCCCAGCCTGCTCGTCTACCTGGCCATCGGCGTCGCCATGGGCCAGGACGGCATCGGCGACATCCACTTCGACAACGCCGAACTGGTCCAGGTCATCGGGTACGCCGCCCTGGTCGTGATCCTGGCCGAGGGCGGACTCGGCACGAAGTGGAAGGAGGCGAAACCGGCGCTGCCGGCCGCCTCCGCACTGGCGCTGGTCGGGGTCGCGGTCAGCGTCGGCGTGACGGCGGCGGGCGCGCACTACCTGACCGGGCTGGAGTGGCGGCAGGCACTGATCGTCGGCGCGGTGGTGTCCTCCACGGACGCGGCCGCCGTCTTCTCCGTGCTGCGCAGGATCCCGCTGCCCTCGCGCATAGTGGGCACCCTGGAGGCCGAGTCGGGCTTCAACGACGCCCCGGTGGTCATCCTGGTGGTCGCCTTCTCCGCGGCCGGCCCGATCGAGCACTGGTACGTGCTGCTCGGCGAGATCGCCCTGGAGCTGGCCATCGGTGCCGCCATCGGGCTCGCGGTGGGCTGGCTGGGGTCGTGGGGACTGCGGCACGTGGCGCTGCCCGCCTCGGGCCTCTACCCCATCGCCGTCCTCTCCATCGCCGTCGCGGCCTACGCGGCCGGCGCCATGGCGCACGGCAGCGGCTTCCTGGCCGTCTACCTCGCCTCGATGGTGATGGGCAACGCCCGGCTGCCGCACTGGCCCGCCACCCGCGGGTTCGCCGACGGGCTCGGCTGGCTCGCCCAGATCGGCATGTTCGTGCTGCTCGGCCTGCTGGTCACCCCGCACGAACTGGGCGACGACATCCTGCCGGCCCTGGTCATCGGGCTGGTGCTCACCATGGTGGCGCGTCCCCTGAGCGTCGTGCTGTGCCTGGTGCCCTTCCGGGTGCCGTGGCAGGAGCAGGCCCTCATGTCCTGGGCCGGACTGCGTGGCGCGGTGCCCATCATCCTGGCGACGATCCCCATGGTGGAGGGCGTCGACGGCAGTCGCCGGATCTTCAACATCGTCTTCGTCCTGGTCGTCGTCTACACCCTGATCCAGGGGCCGACGCTGCCGTGGCTGGCCCGCAAGCTGCGCCTGGGCAAGAGCGACGAGGCCGCCGACCTCGGCATCGAGTCGGCGCCGCTGGAGCGGCTGCGCGGACACCTGCTGTCCGTGACGATCCCCGAGGGCTCGAGGATGCACGGCGTCGAGGTCAGCGAGCTGCGGCTGCCGCCCGGCTCCGCGGTCACGCTCGTCGTGCGCGACGAGAAGTCGTTCGTGCCGCTGCCCACGACGGGACTGCGGCGCGGGGACGAGCTCCTCGTCGTCGCCACGGACCCCGTCCGCGACGCGGCCGAGGCACGATTGCGCGCGGTCGGCCACGGCGGCAAGCTGGCCGGCTGGCTGGGCACGGGGGACCACGACGGCCGTCACCGGTGAGCGGGGCGGGGTGCTCGCTTTCACACGGTTGTGCCCCTCTTGATCCCTGTACGATGTGTGCGGC
The Streptomyces sp. NBC_01723 genome window above contains:
- a CDS encoding MogA/MoaB family molybdenum cofactor biosynthesis protein, translated to MTRDESTGGALAAPYSALVVTASNRAAAGVYEDKGGPLIADGLRRFGFAVDGPQVVPDGDPVEAALRAGAVAGYDVIVTTGGTGISPTDRTPEATRAVIGHEIPGIAEAIRAYGRDKVPTAALSRGLAGVAGGTLIVNLPGSSGGVKDGLAVLEPLLIHAVDQLRGGDHPRLGTGGGAS
- a CDS encoding 5-formyltetrahydrofolate cyclo-ligase, which gives rise to MPHTGPADEPDKRTLRREILAVRNTLTADDVRESGDALAARALGMPEVEGARAVAAYVSVGAEPGTLALLDALCARGVRVLLPALLPDNDLDWGEYTGTDSLARVRHGGRMDLFEPAGARLGPDAVTEADVVLLPGVAVDGRGLRLGRGGGSYDRVLARLERSGARPALLVLLYDREVVAHVPGEPHDRPVDAVVTPSGVRRFR
- the glp gene encoding molybdotransferase-like divisome protein Glp, which gives rise to MSSAPRDTGHDHAIADAGPDRLWSVQDHLDDVLATVRPLEPIELNLLDAQGCVLVDDVTVPLSLPPFDNSSMDGYAVRATDVAGASEEFPAVLEVVGDVAAGQADPPSVGPGQAARIMTGAPLPPGAEAVVPVEWTDGGLGEGPVSGMRARSLAPEGAEGQVHVYRPAESRAHVRAKGSDVRSGDRALEAGTVLGPPQIGLLAAIGRGKVRVRPRPRVVVLSTGSELVQPDEQLASGQIYDSNSFALTAAARDAGAIAYRVGAVADDAETLRATIEDQLVRADLMVTTGGVSVGAYDVVKEALAHVGDEDEPGSGVDFRKLAMQPGKPQGFGAIGPDHTPLLALPGNPVSSYVSFELFVRPAIRTLMGLPDVHRPTVTATLAAKKALTSPKGRRQFLRGTYADGSVTPVGGSGSHLIAALAHADALIVVPEDTESVEPGADVEVVLLG
- the moaC gene encoding cyclic pyranopterin monophosphate synthase MoaC, whose product is MSTQDRTPNGGRDPQGRLTHIDEAGAARMVDVSGKDVTARTARASGRVLVAPRVVELLRGEGVPKGDALATARIAGIMGAKRTPDLIPLCHPLSVSGVKLDLSVADDAVEITATVKTTDRTGVEMEALTAVTVAALTVIDMVKAVDKGAVITDVRVEEKTGGKSGDWSRS
- a CDS encoding penicillin acylase family protein: MPPNTTASTGQQPGTSGRKKGRKGRLLVLVLVLAIIGGLAYGAYWSISTVRASFPQTKGSITLDGLSGPVDVKRDGYGIPQIYASTDEDLFMAQGYVQAQDRFYEMDVRRHMTGGRLSEMFGKSQVDNDEFLRTLGWHRVAKKEYDEELSDSTKKYLQAYAKGVNAYLKGKDGKDISLEYAALGFTNDYKPQEWTPVDSVAWLKAMAWDLRGNMQDEVDRALMTSRLGPKQIADLYPAYPYDRNKAIVQEGQYDELTKTFDGGGPSGGDDSSSGSGTGTGTGTGTGTGTGNALEGQLSGLQDVLDDLPTAVGVNGNGIGSNSWVVSGKHTITGQPLLANDPHLSPSLPSVWYQMGLHCRTVSAKCQYDVSGYTFAGMPGVVIGHNQQIAWGLTNSGVDVTDLYLEKITGEGYQYDGKVVPFQTRRETIKVAGGESKTIVVRETNNGPLLSDRDSELVQTGKKATVDTAAPDRGDGYGVALRWTALDAGNTMDSVFAIDRAENWDDFREAATLFDVPSQNLVYADSEHIGYTLPGKIPVRAEGHDGSVPAPGWNSKYRWTGEYIDQDELPYEYDPERGYIVTANQAVVGEDYPYTLTTDWGYGTRSQRITSLIEQKIKDGGKISTDDMRQMQLDNSSEMAKLLVPQLLKIDVGDKDVREAQKLLEGWDYTQDADSAAAAYFNAVWRNTLKLAFGNKLPKELRVKGQCLWVDPVNTTGPADEVDKVRECGRRDADQAQPDGGDRWFEVVRTQMQNPKSDWWTTPDSGARDGAENNRDDLFKRAMIDARWELTAKLGKDIDTWNWGRLHRLFLNNQTLGTEGPGFVKYALNRGPWKLSGGEAAVNAAGWNAAGGYGVVWVPSMRMVVNLGDLDKSRWINLTGASGHAYSAHYTDQTDKWADGELLPWAFSKKAVDESTSDTLVLKP
- a CDS encoding potassium/proton antiporter — encoded protein: MRQGRERPLTVHHLNQLLLVCSLVLLIAVVAVRISSRSGLPSLLVYLAIGVAMGQDGIGDIHFDNAELVQVIGYAALVVILAEGGLGTKWKEAKPALPAASALALVGVAVSVGVTAAGAHYLTGLEWRQALIVGAVVSSTDAAAVFSVLRRIPLPSRIVGTLEAESGFNDAPVVILVVAFSAAGPIEHWYVLLGEIALELAIGAAIGLAVGWLGSWGLRHVALPASGLYPIAVLSIAVAAYAAGAMAHGSGFLAVYLASMVMGNARLPHWPATRGFADGLGWLAQIGMFVLLGLLVTPHELGDDILPALVIGLVLTMVARPLSVVLCLVPFRVPWQEQALMSWAGLRGAVPIILATIPMVEGVDGSRRIFNIVFVLVVVYTLIQGPTLPWLARKLRLGKSDEAADLGIESAPLERLRGHLLSVTIPEGSRMHGVEVSELRLPPGSAVTLVVRDEKSFVPLPTTGLRRGDELLVVATDPVRDAAEARLRAVGHGGKLAGWLGTGDHDGRHR
- the galU gene encoding UTP--glucose-1-phosphate uridylyltransferase GalU, translating into MTQSHPRISKAVIPAAGLGTRFLPATKATPKEMLPVVDKPAIQYVVEEAVAAGLGDVLMVTGRNKRPLEDHFDRNYELESALQKKGDAGRLAKVQESSDLAMMHYVRQGDPRGLGHAVLCAAPHVGHEPFAVLLGDDLIDPRDPLLQRMIDVQEQYGGSVIALMEVAPEQIHLYGCASVAPTGDGDVVKVTGLVEKPDEADAPSNYAIIGRYVLDPRIFDILRKTEPGRGGEIQLTDALQQLAADEKVGGPVHGVVFKGRRYDTGDRGDYLRAIVRLACEREDLGPDFRTWLRSYVAEEM